The following are encoded together in the Adhaeribacter arboris genome:
- a CDS encoding GEVED domain-containing protein, which yields MKKLYFAVVLILVFWSTINSTYAQKKIYLGKIKDVAATYRNRAKSAINNSKASGSQVSHALPGKQPLKLKLNFNEQQGNAEFFYGTVYNTPSSSFYLQITDQAVSGAITMLDQKAFYRYTSTPDGSVYLLEEDIDQVLCVGLPEVKQPTAPKSPGSNLSQSSAKALSPAAVPVLESLPGAGAVVYLDFDGQTITNTNWNQSYTNGKPIVAAPSTLTETEIIEVWKLMSEDFRPFALNVTTNEIVFNNAPPNRRIRVLFTPTESWYPKSVGGTAYVGSFTWGGITYNEAPCWVFNTTSKYAGEAGSHEVGHTLNLRHDGRNSPPEEYFKGQSFWAPIMGASYYVPLTQWSKGEYSNANNLEDDLTKITANGFGYRPDDHGNEINTATPLVKDVNGTVLAAANKGIISTQTDVDVFTFTHHGGPIALTVNPAPDFPDLDIYLSLRNSAGIEVATVNPGTLSATLDTTLAAGTYYLAIDGTTGALGANSDYATLGSYSISNKDYNLPVYTDGCATNAIFINNFSFHTLVNNNSACSSGTAKGYTSYDPVGTLTTTVNRGQNYSLTMQAAADYAEYFGVWIDYNNDKDFDDAGEFVYASPADGANLFSATITIPATATLGSTRMRVRSKYSGPVFTNYESSASFEYGEAEDYTITIKDPEVVRTEWNLRYGGKSNEGFTTVIKTADGGYLSGGYSPSSIGGDKTQSSQGKNDFWIVKSDKLGKKLWDKRYGGSEDDFLNALIQTLDGGYILAGSSMSSRSGDKTQTSRGGRDYWVVKISNTGVKQWDKRFGGSGADELKKIIPLASGHFILAGTSNSPANGDKSQAARGGQDYWLIKISSTGTKVWDKRYGGSADENLEGLALTLDGGFLLGGSSPSGVSGDKTQASRGNSDYWLVRVNSAGAKVWDKRFGGTGEDNLMDVGSTGTSTGNFFLAGHSTSGANGDRSQSSQGGKDFWMLKINGNGEKLFDKRFGGTGDEGLRTILLTADGGYLLAGRSESGVSGDKSQGNQGSSDYWIVKTSSTGVQQWDKRFGGSGYDEIRTAAQTTDGGFILGGRSESGVSGDRTQPSQGGSDYWLVKVAPQTILLAARKEVSEGEEATIKSEPLQLLAYPNPFSNKVTINFTLSQTQSAQVKVYDSQGREVGNLFYEEAKAKQRYQVEWQAGTKAAGVYLLQLQTPTLRRQQKLLLTK from the coding sequence ATGAAAAAACTTTACTTTGCGGTTGTCTTAATTCTCGTATTCTGGAGCACGATTAATTCTACTTACGCGCAAAAAAAAATCTACCTTGGAAAGATAAAGGATGTTGCGGCTACTTATAGAAACAGAGCTAAGTCAGCAATAAATAATAGTAAGGCCTCGGGCTCGCAAGTAAGCCATGCCCTGCCAGGTAAACAACCATTAAAACTGAAACTTAACTTTAATGAGCAGCAAGGCAACGCTGAATTTTTTTACGGCACTGTCTATAATACTCCGTCCAGTAGCTTTTACCTGCAAATTACCGATCAGGCAGTTTCGGGCGCTATTACTATGCTGGACCAGAAGGCGTTTTATCGCTATACTTCTACGCCCGATGGTTCCGTATACTTGCTGGAAGAAGATATTGACCAGGTACTATGCGTTGGGTTGCCGGAAGTGAAGCAACCTACCGCCCCAAAATCACCAGGAAGCAATTTGAGCCAAAGTAGCGCCAAAGCCTTGAGTCCGGCTGCTGTGCCCGTTCTAGAGAGTTTACCGGGCGCCGGCGCGGTGGTGTACCTCGACTTTGATGGCCAAACCATAACCAATACTAATTGGAATCAATCTTATACTAACGGAAAGCCTATTGTAGCGGCCCCCTCTACTCTAACGGAAACGGAAATAATCGAGGTGTGGAAATTAATGAGTGAGGATTTCCGGCCGTTTGCCCTTAACGTTACCACCAACGAAATTGTTTTTAACAATGCTCCTCCCAATCGGCGCATACGGGTTTTGTTTACCCCTACCGAAAGCTGGTATCCTAAATCCGTAGGAGGTACGGCTTATGTTGGTTCGTTTACCTGGGGAGGCATTACTTATAACGAAGCTCCTTGTTGGGTGTTTAATACCACTAGTAAGTACGCCGGCGAAGCGGGTTCGCACGAGGTAGGCCATACCTTAAATTTAAGGCACGATGGCCGGAATTCACCCCCGGAAGAATATTTTAAGGGCCAAAGCTTTTGGGCGCCCATAATGGGCGCCAGTTATTACGTGCCTTTAACTCAATGGAGCAAAGGAGAATATTCTAATGCAAATAACCTCGAAGACGACCTTACTAAAATAACCGCCAATGGCTTCGGCTACCGCCCCGACGACCATGGCAATGAGATAAACACGGCAACCCCACTGGTAAAAGATGTTAATGGTACTGTATTGGCGGCCGCTAATAAGGGCATTATCTCTACCCAGACGGACGTAGATGTTTTTACTTTTACCCACCATGGCGGCCCTATTGCTCTAACCGTAAATCCTGCCCCTGATTTTCCGGATTTAGACATCTATCTTTCTCTTCGTAATTCAGCGGGTATAGAAGTAGCTACGGTTAACCCCGGTACCTTATCGGCTACGCTGGATACCACCTTAGCCGCCGGTACGTATTACCTGGCTATTGATGGCACTACGGGAGCTTTGGGCGCTAATTCCGATTATGCTACTCTGGGTTCCTACTCCATTTCCAATAAAGATTATAATTTGCCTGTTTATACCGATGGGTGCGCCACCAACGCCATTTTTATTAATAATTTCAGCTTTCATACTTTAGTTAATAATAACTCCGCCTGCAGCAGCGGCACGGCTAAGGGATACACGAGTTATGATCCGGTGGGTACTTTAACTACTACCGTTAACAGAGGACAAAACTACAGTCTTACTATGCAGGCGGCAGCTGATTACGCCGAGTATTTTGGGGTTTGGATAGACTATAATAATGATAAGGATTTTGATGACGCCGGTGAATTTGTCTATGCTTCTCCTGCTGATGGCGCCAATCTGTTTTCCGCCACCATCACCATTCCGGCTACGGCCACTTTAGGCTCGACCCGGATGCGCGTACGATCTAAGTACTCCGGCCCCGTTTTTACCAACTATGAATCAAGTGCCTCCTTTGAGTACGGCGAAGCCGAAGATTATACTATTACGATTAAGGACCCGGAAGTAGTTCGGACGGAATGGAACTTACGCTACGGCGGCAAAAGTAACGAAGGCTTTACAACCGTAATTAAAACAGCGGACGGAGGTTACTTATCCGGCGGGTACTCTCCGTCCAGTATTGGCGGCGATAAAACGCAAAGCAGCCAGGGTAAAAACGATTTCTGGATTGTGAAAAGTGATAAACTTGGCAAAAAGCTCTGGGACAAACGCTATGGTGGTTCCGAGGATGATTTCCTGAACGCTTTAATTCAAACTCTGGATGGGGGCTATATCCTGGCCGGTTCCTCAATGTCCAGCCGCAGTGGGGATAAAACACAAACTAGCCGCGGCGGGCGCGATTACTGGGTCGTTAAAATATCTAATACGGGCGTAAAGCAATGGGATAAACGTTTTGGCGGCAGTGGCGCCGATGAACTTAAAAAAATCATTCCATTAGCTTCCGGCCACTTCATTCTAGCCGGTACGAGCAACTCGCCGGCCAATGGCGATAAAAGCCAGGCGGCTCGGGGTGGTCAGGATTACTGGCTAATAAAGATCAGCAGCACGGGTACCAAAGTGTGGGATAAACGCTACGGCGGATCCGCGGACGAAAACCTGGAAGGCTTGGCGCTTACCCTGGACGGCGGCTTTTTGTTGGGCGGGAGTTCTCCTTCGGGCGTGAGTGGCGATAAAACTCAAGCCAGCCGGGGCAACAGCGATTACTGGCTGGTACGGGTAAATAGTGCGGGCGCCAAGGTGTGGGACAAACGTTTTGGCGGCACCGGCGAGGATAACTTAATGGATGTAGGTAGTACGGGTACCTCTACGGGAAACTTCTTTCTGGCCGGCCACAGCACTTCGGGCGCCAACGGCGACCGGAGCCAAAGCAGCCAAGGCGGTAAAGATTTCTGGATGCTCAAGATAAATGGGAATGGGGAGAAGTTGTTTGACAAGCGTTTTGGGGGCACCGGTGACGAAGGCTTGCGTACCATTCTGTTAACGGCCGATGGGGGCTACTTACTGGCGGGGCGCTCGGAGTCCGGGGTAAGCGGCGACAAGAGCCAAGGCAACCAAGGCTCCAGTGATTATTGGATTGTGAAAACTTCCAGCACCGGCGTACAACAATGGGACAAACGTTTTGGCGGCAGTGGCTACGACGAAATCCGGACGGCTGCCCAAACTACGGATGGCGGGTTTATTTTAGGTGGCCGGTCGGAGTCCGGGGTAAGTGGCGATAGAACCCAGCCCAGCCAGGGTGGTTCCGATTACTGGCTGGTGAAAGTAGCTCCACAAACCATACTTCTGGCGGCCAGAAAAGAAGTATCAGAAGGAGAAGAAGCAACAATTAAATCAGAGCCATTACAGCTTTTAGCGTATCCTAATCCTTTTTCTAATAAAGTTACCATCAACTTTACTTTATCGCAAACTCAAAGCGCCCAGGTAAAAGTCTACGACAGTCAGGGTAGAGAAGTCGGTAATTTATTCTACGAAGAAGCTAAAGCCAAGCAAAGGTACCAGGTAGAATGGCAAGCGGGTACGAAAGCTGCCGGTGTATATCTGCTGCAATTGCAAACCCCAACTCTTCGCCGACAACAGAAACTACTGCTCACTAAGTAA